Proteins encoded together in one Cardiocondyla obscurior isolate alpha-2009 linkage group LG07, Cobs3.1, whole genome shotgun sequence window:
- the LOC139104291 gene encoding ankyrin repeat domain-containing protein 29 isoform X1, giving the protein MSMKKESPWDVELHLAAARGDAKRLRILLDSGRVHVDCKDKDGTTPLILAAAGGHINAVTELLHQGADPNAKRLTGTTALFFAAQGGYMDIAGLLLEHGAIVDSCSIDGGTPLFVACQYGHLDVVEGLIEKGASPNAHMKDGATALFIAAQNGHLRILEVLLEHKAKMDAVRTDGATPLWIASQMGHDHVVRRLLRAGAKVDATRHDGATPLFKAAHKGHTAVIGELLKYRPSLGVLPNGESALHAAALTGHMTVARQLVGAGADPLLVNQEGITPLQLAVRHSQTQVANYLRDKVRVRTASC; this is encoded by the exons ATGTCAATGAAG aaagaatCTCCTTGGGACGTGGAGTTACACTTGGCAGCGGCACGCGGGGACGCCAAACGTCttcgtattttattagatTCCGGACGCGTCCACGTTGATTGCAAGGACAAG GATGGCACGACACCTTTGATATTAGCCGCCGCCGGTGGCCACATCAACGCCGTGACCGAGCTGCTGCACCAAGGAGCGGATCCCAATGCCAAGAGGCTC ACTGGGACAACGGCTTTGTTCTTCGCCGCTCAAGGCGGATACATGGATATCGCAGGTCTGCTTTTAGAACACGGCGCGATCGTGGATTCATGTAGCATA GACGGCGGCACGCCGCTTTTCGTCGCATGCCAGTACGGTCATCTAGACGTCGTCGAGGGCTTGATAGAGAAAGGCGCCAGCCCGAATGCTCATATGAAG GATGGTGCTACGGCGTTGTTTATCGCCGCTCAAAACGGTCACCTCCGCATTCTGGAAGTCCTTTTGGAGCACAAAGCGAAAATGGACGCGGTGAGAACGGATGGTGCTACGCCGCTTTGGATTGCGTCGCAAATGGGACACGATCACGTCGTCAGGAGGTTGCTGAGGGCTGGGGCGAAGGTCGACGCTACGAGACAC GATGGCGCAACTCCACTTTTCAAAGCCGCCCACAAAGGTCACACTGCCGTCATTGGCGAGTTACTCAAATATCGTCCATCGCTCGGCGTGCTTCCG AACGGCGAAAGTGCATTACATGCAGCCGCCTTGACAGGACACATGACGGTTGCGAGACAGCTCGTGGGCGCAGGGGCTGATCCGTTGCTCGTAAATCAGGAAGGCATCACGCCGCTTCAACTGGCTGTCCGACACTCGCAGACGCAGGTCGCCAATTACCTGAGAGATAAAGTGAGAGTGCGAACCGCATCCTGTTAG
- the LOC139104291 gene encoding ankyrin repeat domain-containing protein 29 isoform X2, translated as MPFWKRDVCLDPVDLISTKSDGTTPLILAAAGGHINAVTELLHQGADPNAKRLTGTTALFFAAQGGYMDIAGLLLEHGAIVDSCSIDGGTPLFVACQYGHLDVVEGLIEKGASPNAHMKDGATALFIAAQNGHLRILEVLLEHKAKMDAVRTDGATPLWIASQMGHDHVVRRLLRAGAKVDATRHDGATPLFKAAHKGHTAVIGELLKYRPSLGVLPNGESALHAAALTGHMTVARQLVGAGADPLLVNQEGITPLQLAVRHSQTQVANYLRDKVRVRTASC; from the exons ATGCCTTTTTGGAAACGTGACGTCTGTCTCGATCCGGTAGATCTTATCAGCACAAAATCG GATGGCACGACACCTTTGATATTAGCCGCCGCCGGTGGCCACATCAACGCCGTGACCGAGCTGCTGCACCAAGGAGCGGATCCCAATGCCAAGAGGCTC ACTGGGACAACGGCTTTGTTCTTCGCCGCTCAAGGCGGATACATGGATATCGCAGGTCTGCTTTTAGAACACGGCGCGATCGTGGATTCATGTAGCATA GACGGCGGCACGCCGCTTTTCGTCGCATGCCAGTACGGTCATCTAGACGTCGTCGAGGGCTTGATAGAGAAAGGCGCCAGCCCGAATGCTCATATGAAG GATGGTGCTACGGCGTTGTTTATCGCCGCTCAAAACGGTCACCTCCGCATTCTGGAAGTCCTTTTGGAGCACAAAGCGAAAATGGACGCGGTGAGAACGGATGGTGCTACGCCGCTTTGGATTGCGTCGCAAATGGGACACGATCACGTCGTCAGGAGGTTGCTGAGGGCTGGGGCGAAGGTCGACGCTACGAGACAC GATGGCGCAACTCCACTTTTCAAAGCCGCCCACAAAGGTCACACTGCCGTCATTGGCGAGTTACTCAAATATCGTCCATCGCTCGGCGTGCTTCCG AACGGCGAAAGTGCATTACATGCAGCCGCCTTGACAGGACACATGACGGTTGCGAGACAGCTCGTGGGCGCAGGGGCTGATCCGTTGCTCGTAAATCAGGAAGGCATCACGCCGCTTCAACTGGCTGTCCGACACTCGCAGACGCAGGTCGCCAATTACCTGAGAGATAAAGTGAGAGTGCGAACCGCATCCTGTTAG
- the LOC139104291 gene encoding ankyrin repeat domain-containing protein 29 isoform X3, whose translation MPFWKRDVCLDPDGTTPLILAAAGGHINAVTELLHQGADPNAKRLTGTTALFFAAQGGYMDIAGLLLEHGAIVDSCSIDGGTPLFVACQYGHLDVVEGLIEKGASPNAHMKDGATALFIAAQNGHLRILEVLLEHKAKMDAVRTDGATPLWIASQMGHDHVVRRLLRAGAKVDATRHDGATPLFKAAHKGHTAVIGELLKYRPSLGVLPNGESALHAAALTGHMTVARQLVGAGADPLLVNQEGITPLQLAVRHSQTQVANYLRDKVRVRTASC comes from the exons ATGCCTTTTTGGAAACGTGACGTCTGTCTCGATCCG GATGGCACGACACCTTTGATATTAGCCGCCGCCGGTGGCCACATCAACGCCGTGACCGAGCTGCTGCACCAAGGAGCGGATCCCAATGCCAAGAGGCTC ACTGGGACAACGGCTTTGTTCTTCGCCGCTCAAGGCGGATACATGGATATCGCAGGTCTGCTTTTAGAACACGGCGCGATCGTGGATTCATGTAGCATA GACGGCGGCACGCCGCTTTTCGTCGCATGCCAGTACGGTCATCTAGACGTCGTCGAGGGCTTGATAGAGAAAGGCGCCAGCCCGAATGCTCATATGAAG GATGGTGCTACGGCGTTGTTTATCGCCGCTCAAAACGGTCACCTCCGCATTCTGGAAGTCCTTTTGGAGCACAAAGCGAAAATGGACGCGGTGAGAACGGATGGTGCTACGCCGCTTTGGATTGCGTCGCAAATGGGACACGATCACGTCGTCAGGAGGTTGCTGAGGGCTGGGGCGAAGGTCGACGCTACGAGACAC GATGGCGCAACTCCACTTTTCAAAGCCGCCCACAAAGGTCACACTGCCGTCATTGGCGAGTTACTCAAATATCGTCCATCGCTCGGCGTGCTTCCG AACGGCGAAAGTGCATTACATGCAGCCGCCTTGACAGGACACATGACGGTTGCGAGACAGCTCGTGGGCGCAGGGGCTGATCCGTTGCTCGTAAATCAGGAAGGCATCACGCCGCTTCAACTGGCTGTCCGACACTCGCAGACGCAGGTCGCCAATTACCTGAGAGATAAAGTGAGAGTGCGAACCGCATCCTGTTAG
- the LOC139104289 gene encoding syntaxin-1A isoform X2, producing MIRDRMPDLRANRNNSSTFGRGFLQDVHLQIAQNKKLKEVLDEAEEIRALIHLMVENVSIVKNLHNNVLSHTNKDLQKELETRTCIISQTAFRVQRKLRDIGKDITAVDDLNAIQDESVYMRIKTLQYTTMLESFSEIMEDYNVSLLKYHDKCLLLLHQQRSLLRRQVTSIELDHMLDAQETSLFVDNILEDSKIARRQLSDIESRHNEVLKLEKSLTEIRDMFAEMAFLIEKQGEQINNIEYFANKTTDNIDGGRVQLSQSEQKTHKHRKRKIKICIIICLIIIIFLLFIIAF from the exons ATGATTCGCGATCGTATGCCCGATTTGCGTGCA AATCGAAATAACAGCAGTACCTTTGGAAGAGGATTTTTGCAAGACGTACATCTTCAAATAGCGCAAAACAAAAAGCTTAAGGAGGTGCTCGATGAA GCCGAAGAAATACGCGCTTTGATCCACCTCATGGTCGAAAACGTTTCTATCGTGAAGAACTTGCATAACAATGTCTTGTCGCATACAAACAAAG ACTTACAAAAAGAATTGGAGACTCGCACGTGCATAATCTCGCAGACCGCTTTTCGCGTGCAAAGAAAATTACGAG aTATAGGAAAAGATATCACCGCCGTGGATGATTTAAACGCAATACAAGATGAGTCTGTGTACATGAGAATTAAGACGTTACAATATACAACTATGCTGGAATCATTTTCTGAGATTATGGAAGATTATAATGTTTcattattgaaatatcatGATAAATGCCTGTTGCTCTTGCATCAACAACGTTCACTAC TAAGACGGCAAGTCACAAGCATCGAATTAGATCATATGCTTGACGCTCAAGAAACTAGCTTATTCGTCgataat ATTTTAGAAGACAGCAAGATAGCACGACGACAATTATCAGACATAGAAAGTAGACACAACGAAGTtttgaaattagaaaaatctcTTACAGAAATCAGAGATATGTTTGCGGAAATGGCATTTCTAATCGAGAAACAG GGGgaacaaattaataacatagaatattttgctaataaaaCTACAGATAATATCGATGGTGGACGTGTTCAACTTTCTCAGTCAGAACAAAAAACTCATAAACACAGAAAG CGAAAAATCAAgatttgcattattatatgtctaataataataatttttctgttatttattattgcattttaa
- the LOC139104289 gene encoding syntaxin-1A isoform X1 yields MIRDRMPDLRANRNNSSTFGRGFLQDVHLQIAQNKKLKEVLDEAEEIRALIHLMVENVSIVKNLHNNVLSHTNKDLQKELETRTCIISQTAFRVQRKLRDIGKDITAVDDLNAIQDESVYMRIKTLQYTTMLESFSEIMEDYNVSLLKYHDKCLLLLHQQRSLLRRQVTSIELDHMLDAQETSLFVDNILEDSKIARRQLSDIESRHNEVLKLEKSLTEIRDMFAEMAFLIEKQGEQINNIEYFANKTTDNIDGGRVQLSQSEQKTHKHRKVYHTRFDVLILNFEKNNDCISFTAKNQDLHYYMSNNNNFSVIYYCILKITKYFTLFVSN; encoded by the exons ATGATTCGCGATCGTATGCCCGATTTGCGTGCA AATCGAAATAACAGCAGTACCTTTGGAAGAGGATTTTTGCAAGACGTACATCTTCAAATAGCGCAAAACAAAAAGCTTAAGGAGGTGCTCGATGAA GCCGAAGAAATACGCGCTTTGATCCACCTCATGGTCGAAAACGTTTCTATCGTGAAGAACTTGCATAACAATGTCTTGTCGCATACAAACAAAG ACTTACAAAAAGAATTGGAGACTCGCACGTGCATAATCTCGCAGACCGCTTTTCGCGTGCAAAGAAAATTACGAG aTATAGGAAAAGATATCACCGCCGTGGATGATTTAAACGCAATACAAGATGAGTCTGTGTACATGAGAATTAAGACGTTACAATATACAACTATGCTGGAATCATTTTCTGAGATTATGGAAGATTATAATGTTTcattattgaaatatcatGATAAATGCCTGTTGCTCTTGCATCAACAACGTTCACTAC TAAGACGGCAAGTCACAAGCATCGAATTAGATCATATGCTTGACGCTCAAGAAACTAGCTTATTCGTCgataat ATTTTAGAAGACAGCAAGATAGCACGACGACAATTATCAGACATAGAAAGTAGACACAACGAAGTtttgaaattagaaaaatctcTTACAGAAATCAGAGATATGTTTGCGGAAATGGCATTTCTAATCGAGAAACAG GGGgaacaaattaataacatagaatattttgctaataaaaCTACAGATAATATCGATGGTGGACGTGTTCAACTTTCTCAGTCAGAACAAAAAACTCATAAACACAGAAAGGTATATCATACACGTTTCGATGTTTTGATacttaattttgaaaaaaataatgattgcATTTCTTTTACAGCGAAAAATCAAgatttgcattattatatgtctaataataataatttttctgttatttattattgcattttaaaaattactaaatattttacgttatttgttagtaattaa